In Helicobacter mastomyrinus, the sequence ATGACAATCTGCTTTTCTTGCTTTCCCATAATCCACCTCCTTTATGATGTTTTGAATATTTATTTTAAGATGAGATAGTGTAGTATTTTTTATAAAAAAAATGAAGCAAAAAGTAAGATTTACTCTCAAGGAGTTACCAAATGAAGCCAAAAGATAGCGATTTTACCATACAAATATGCCTAAAGGCGGCACTAGCAGAGGAATCTTTATATCTTTTATGCGCCAAAGGATATAAGATTGGTATCGCAGAGAGCTGCACAGGAGGACTTTTAAGCTATCATTTTACCGCACTTAGTGGGGCATCAAATGTGCTTGATGGGGCGATCATAAGCTATGCGAATACAATTAAATCTTCTTGGCTTGGTGTGAACCAAGAAGATTTGCAAATATATGGAGCAGTAAGTGAGCCTGTAGTGCGAGCGATGTGTGCGGGGATTCTTACACAAAGTGGAGCAGATGTAGCATTGGCTACAAGCGGTATTGCTGGTCCAAGTGGAGGAAGTGCGCAAAAACCTGTGGGTTGTGTATTTATCGGTGCACAGATAAAGGGCAGTGAGGCTGTGGTAATACGCTATCAATTTGATGGCGATAGATACGCAGTGCAATCTCAGAGCTGTACAAAAGCGCTTGAGATGTTAATAGCATTGC encodes:
- a CDS encoding CinA family protein gives rise to the protein MKPKDSDFTIQICLKAALAEESLYLLCAKGYKIGIAESCTGGLLSYHFTALSGASNVLDGAIISYANTIKSSWLGVNQEDLQIYGAVSEPVVRAMCAGILTQSGADVALATSGIAGPSGGSAQKPVGCVFIGAQIKGSEAVVIRYQFDGDRYAVQSQSCTKALEMLIALLKA